Proteins found in one Streptomyces sp. CB09001 genomic segment:
- a CDS encoding thioesterase family protein, whose amino-acid sequence MTAEAPAAPVPPTVPHGRLVPVTVHFDDLDALGLLHNARYPVMVERAWTELWAGYGVRFEGDWEAAGDACNAVRELTIGYEAPVTRPGAYAVHLWVDRLGTTGLTYGFRFCSADGATTYARGTRVLVRLDARTLRPAPWSEAFRTAGRALLRPAD is encoded by the coding sequence GTGACCGCCGAAGCGCCCGCCGCCCCCGTACCGCCCACCGTCCCCCACGGCCGGCTCGTCCCCGTGACCGTCCACTTCGACGACCTGGACGCCCTCGGACTGCTGCACAACGCCCGCTACCCGGTGATGGTCGAGCGGGCCTGGACGGAGCTGTGGGCCGGGTACGGCGTCCGGTTCGAGGGCGACTGGGAGGCGGCCGGCGACGCCTGCAACGCGGTCAGGGAACTGACGATCGGCTACGAGGCGCCGGTCACCAGGCCCGGCGCGTACGCCGTCCACCTGTGGGTGGACCGGCTCGGCACCACCGGTCTCACCTACGGCTTCCGGTTCTGCTCGGCGGACGGGGCCACCACCTACGCCCGGGGCACCCGGGTGCTGGTCCGGCTGGACGCGCGTACGCTGCGTCCGGCGCCGTGGAGCGAGGCGTTCAGGACTGCCGGCCGGGCACTTCTGCGACCGGCGGACTGA